From Peromyscus eremicus chromosome 3, PerEre_H2_v1, whole genome shotgun sequence, one genomic window encodes:
- the LOC131907200 gene encoding sperm motility kinase 1-like, protein MGCSWVLQFGQLLAAQLTGTIMVVLDLKVTASDEASLRNNYKILNTICQSSFGEVKLACHLLTQTQVALKILPRNSSIVTSEIDIMKSLSHPNVTQLYQIINTTVNTYLVMEHASGGRLLDQIQEDGHLQEEEARRIFQQIGSAVHYCHSKGVVHGDLRPENILVDGEGNIKLSDFGLGIQVSPGQKLHSFFCSLPFCAPELLQGKDYDGPAADMWSLGVLLYFMTMGCLPFQAPTNPGIKQKILCVKYYSPSYLSANVLNVIGQLLTLDPSKRATIDCIMHHPWLTQGEVPSLEFSLEEFPSLPNPIIITIMADLGYDPYEVLESLKAQTFNETMATYLILQHKRPWENSQENQVKPGQPGVPPCVTPADLSTFPLPLNQTASKPALHTFPCKCQLPNDDKRLRTEGGKRAVMSAAPQCSLLKRTISYFRAACHDGDDAALCTHSMSSYGAEPGSHVGPQDTLPKNNSLPREELWTLTTKGARTTESSSSSGDLSPEPVSLSSDQPNGVMIACTHTHCSGWKRVMRRVVSCVAKLCCCVTVQRKVQVSRNKEVPIRGQWQDPQSQEMSHSAHHTCHHDVLLHHRELEAMDRNLNHEPRCDCGYFAKRDCGCRSRDSEAPRCSP, encoded by the exons ATGGGCTGCAGCTGGGTTTTACAGTTTGGACAGCTGTTGGCTG CACAGTTAACTGGCACGATAATGGTGGTGTTGGACCTCAAGGTCACAGCCTCCGATGAGGCATCCCTCAGAAATAATTACAAGATCTTGAACACCATCTGCCAAAGCAGCTTCGGTGAAGTGAAGCTCGCCTGCCACCTCCTCACCCAGACCCAGGTGGCGTTGAAAATCCTGCCAAGGAACTCCTCTATTGTCACATCAGAAATTGATATCATGAAATCCCTCAGTCATCCCAATGTCACCCAGCTTTATCAGATAATCAACACCACTGTCAACACCTACCTTGTAATGGAGCATGCGAGCGGGGGAAGGCTGCTGGACCAGATCCAGGAGGATGGACATCTACAGGAGGAGGAGGCCCGCCGAATTTTCCAGCAGATTGGGAGCGCTGTGCATTACTGTCATTCAAAAGGTGTCGTGCATGGAGACCTGAGGCCAGAGAATATCCTGGTGGATGGCGAGGGCAACATCAAACTCAGTGACTTTGGGTTGGGCATTCAGGTGAGCCCTGGGCAGAAGCTGCACTCTTTCTTCTGCAGCCTCCCCTTTTGTGCCCCAGAACTCCTTCAGGGAAAAGACTATGATGGACCCGCAGCTGATATGTGGAGCCTGGGAGTCCTCCTCTACTTTATGACCATGGGGTGCCTCCCTTTTCAAGCACCTACCAATCCCGGGATAAAGCAGAAGATCCTGTGTGTGAAGTACTACAGCCCATCTTATCTTTCTGCAAATGTCCTAAATGTAATCGGTCAGTTACTCACCCTGGACCCCAGCAAGAGGGCTACTATAGACTGCATCATGCACCACCCATGGCTCACGCAAGGTGAGGTGCCTTCTCTTGAGTTTTCCTTGGAGGAGTTCCCCAGTCTCCCAAACCCCATTATCATAACCATTATGGCTGATTTGGGGTATGACCCTTATGAGGTCCTGGAATCTTTAAAAGCACAAACCTTCAATGAAACAATGGCTACGTATCTGATATTACAACACAAGCGCCCCTGGGAGAACAGCCAGGAGAACCAAGTGAAGCCTGGGCAGCCAGGTGTTCCACCTTGTGTGACCCCAGCAGATCTTTccaccttccctcttcccctgAACCAGACGGCCAGCAAGCCTGCCCTTCACACCTTCCCCTGTAAATGTCAGCTTCCCAATGATGACAAACGTTTAAGGACGGAGGGAGGCAAGAGGGCCGTCATGTCTGCTGCTCCCCAGTGCTCCCTTCTGAAGAGGACCATCTCTTATTTCAGGGCAGCCTGCCATGATGGTGATGACGCTGCCCTTTGTACCCACTCCATGAGTAGCTACGGTGCTGAGCCAGGGAGCCATGTGGGCCCTCAGGACACGCTTCCAAAAAACAACTCACTTCCCAGGGAGGAACTGTGGACCCTGACCACCAAGGGTGCCCGTACAACAGAGAGCAGCTCATCCTCTGGGGATCTATCGCCAGAACCAGTGTCCTTGTCCAGTGACCAGCCTAACGGTGTGATGATAGCCTGTACCCACACACACTGCTCAGGCTGGAAGAGAGTGATGAGGCGAGTGGTGAGCTGTGTAGCAAAACTGTGCTGCTGCGTGACTGTTCAGAGGAAAGTTCAGGTCTCCAGAAACAAAGAGGTGCCAATCAGAGGGCAATGGCAAGACCCCCAAAGCCAGGAG ATGAGCCACTCTGCTCACCATACCTGCCACCACGATGTTCTGCTTCATCACAGGGAGCTAGAGGCCATGGACAGAAACCTGAATCATGAACCCAGGTGTGACTGTGGGTACTTTGCAAAGAGGGACTGTGGATGTAGATCCAGAGACAGTGAGGCACCCAGATGCTCCCCATGA
- the Chchd4 gene encoding mitochondrial intermembrane space import and assembly protein 40 isoform X2: MLSRGKGGCAGKDRIIFVTKEDHETPSSAELVADDPNDPYEEHGLILPNGDINWNCPCLGGMASGPCGEQFKSAFSCFHYSKEEIKGSDCIDQFRAMQECMQKYPDLYPQDEEEEEEAKPAEQAEETAATASAAKEQESSS; this comes from the exons ATGTTGAGTCGGGGGAAAGGAGGCTGTGCAG GGAAGGATCGGATCATATTTGTGACCAAAGAAGACCATGAAACTCCTAGCAGTGCAGAGCTGGTGGCTGATGACCCCAATGATCCCTATGAGGAGCACG GATTGATACTGCCCAATGGAGATATTAACTGGAATTGCCCATGTCTTGGGGGAATGGCCAGTGGCCCCTGTGGGGAACAGTTCAAGTCTGCCTTTTCCTGCTTCCACTAcagcaaagaagaaatcaagggATCAGACTGTATAGACCAGTTCCGGGCCATGCAGGAGTGCATGCAGAAGTACCCGGACCTCTATCCCCAAgacgaggaggaggaagaggaggcaaagcCAGCGGAGCAGGCGGAGGAAACAGCTGCTACAGCCTCTGCAGCCAAAGAACAGGAGTCAAGCTCCTGA
- the Chchd4 gene encoding mitochondrial intermembrane space import and assembly protein 40 isoform X3, with protein sequence MSYCRQEGKDRIIFVTKEDHETPSSAELVADDPNDPYEEHGLILPNGDINWNCPCLGGMASGPCGEQFKSAFSCFHYSKEEIKGSDCIDQFRAMQECMQKYPDLYPQDEEEEEEAKPAEQAEETAATASAAKEQESSS encoded by the exons ATGTCCTACTGCCGGCAAGAAG GGAAGGATCGGATCATATTTGTGACCAAAGAAGACCATGAAACTCCTAGCAGTGCAGAGCTGGTGGCTGATGACCCCAATGATCCCTATGAGGAGCACG GATTGATACTGCCCAATGGAGATATTAACTGGAATTGCCCATGTCTTGGGGGAATGGCCAGTGGCCCCTGTGGGGAACAGTTCAAGTCTGCCTTTTCCTGCTTCCACTAcagcaaagaagaaatcaagggATCAGACTGTATAGACCAGTTCCGGGCCATGCAGGAGTGCATGCAGAAGTACCCGGACCTCTATCCCCAAgacgaggaggaggaagaggaggcaaagcCAGCGGAGCAGGCGGAGGAAACAGCTGCTACAGCCTCTGCAGCCAAAGAACAGGAGTCAAGCTCCTGA
- the Chchd4 gene encoding mitochondrial intermembrane space import and assembly protein 40 isoform X1, whose amino-acid sequence MSVSGSLGPYGCAKEFDCAWQGKDRIIFVTKEDHETPSSAELVADDPNDPYEEHGLILPNGDINWNCPCLGGMASGPCGEQFKSAFSCFHYSKEEIKGSDCIDQFRAMQECMQKYPDLYPQDEEEEEEAKPAEQAEETAATASAAKEQESSS is encoded by the exons ATGTCAGTGTCCGGGAGCCTAGGGCCATATGGATGTGCCAAAGAGTTTGATTGCGCTTGGCAGG GGAAGGATCGGATCATATTTGTGACCAAAGAAGACCATGAAACTCCTAGCAGTGCAGAGCTGGTGGCTGATGACCCCAATGATCCCTATGAGGAGCACG GATTGATACTGCCCAATGGAGATATTAACTGGAATTGCCCATGTCTTGGGGGAATGGCCAGTGGCCCCTGTGGGGAACAGTTCAAGTCTGCCTTTTCCTGCTTCCACTAcagcaaagaagaaatcaagggATCAGACTGTATAGACCAGTTCCGGGCCATGCAGGAGTGCATGCAGAAGTACCCGGACCTCTATCCCCAAgacgaggaggaggaagaggaggcaaagcCAGCGGAGCAGGCGGAGGAAACAGCTGCTACAGCCTCTGCAGCCAAAGAACAGGAGTCAAGCTCCTGA